Below is a window of Geomonas oryzisoli DNA.
TCTCTCGCCCCTTGGCACTCATGTGTGCCCCGGCTGTTGCAGGCACATTGGTGGAGTATAACGGAGTAAAATTAAAAATCACCAATTTAACTGCGCGCGCCGGAGTCTCATGTGAAAACCAAAAGCTTCAACGCGAAGACGCAGAGGGACGGAGACAAAACCCAAAAGCTTCAACGCGAAGACGCAGAGGCGCGGAGACAAAAAACCAAAAGCTTCAACGCAAAGACACAGGGGCGCGGAGACGCTAGAAAAACCTTTAAAAGCTTTTGAATGGTCTACCCCTTGCGCCTCTGCGGCTCCGCGCCTTTGCGTTAAGGGTTTACCCCCTATCAACGCATAATCGTTGACATCCCACTCGGAGTCGTTAAATATGCTGCTGTCCGCAATTCACATGAGAGACGAAAGGAACCCCGCATGCCGACGGTACTGGTGATAGAGGATGAAAGGGACCTGGCCGAACTGGTGGCCTTCCACCTGGAACAGGAGGGATACAACTGCCTGATCGCCGGCGACGGCAACTCCGGCCTCAACGAGGCTCGCCGCCACCGCCCCGACCTGATCCTGCTCGACCTGATGCTCCCGGGTATGCTGGGAACCGAGGTCTGCCGCCTGCTCAAGGGAGGGGAGCAGACCAGCTCCATCCCGGTTATCATGCTCACGGCGAAAGGGGAGGAGATCGACCGGGTGGTCGGTTTCGAGATGGGCGCGGACGACTACGTGGTGAAACCGTTCTCCACCCGCGAACTGATGCTCAGGGTGCGCGCCGTGCTGCGCCGCAGCAGCGAACAGGCGCCCAAGTCCACGCAGCTCACGCTGGGCTCGCTCCACATCGACACCGAGGGACACCGGGTGGAGGTGGCGGGCGAGGAGGTGCAACTCACCTCCACAGAATTCAAGCTCCTCATGAACCTCGCCGAGCGGCTGGGGAGGGTGCAGAGCCGGGAGATACTGCTGCAGAACGTCTGGGGCTACAACTACCTGGGCGACACCCGCACCGTCGACACCCACATGACCCGCCTGCGCACGAAGCTCGGGGCGGCCGGCGAGATGATCAAGACCGTGCGCGGCTTCGGCTACAAGCTGGAGGAGGCATGAAAGGGAGCTTCCGCTGGAAGCTGATGGCCTCCTACCTGGCCCTGGTGCTCTTCCTGGGCGCCGGACTCTACCTCTACCTCTCCGGGAGCCTCGAGCGCTCCATGACCAGGGACACCCGGGAACACCTCCAGGACCAGGCGCGCGTGGCGTCGCTCATGGCGCTCAAGGAGATCCGCGACCTCGACCGCGACGCGCCGGTCCTGACCGCATCCCTGGCCAAGGCGATCCGCTCCCGCGTCACGGTGATCGCAAGGGACGGGCGCGTGGCGGCCGATTCCGGGCTCGAGTCCTCCCAGTGGTCGAAGCTTGAGAACCACGGACACCGCCCCGAGGTGATGGCGGCGTTGCGGGAAGGAATCGGCAGCGCGGTGCGCTACTCCGCGACCCTGCACACCGACATGCTCTACGTGGCCGCCTCCTTCGGTGACCAGGGGGTGATCCGCCTGGCGCTGCCGCTCTCCGAGCTGGAGGCGGCCAAGGCACGCCTGAGAAAGAGCCTGGGGGCGACCCTGGCGGTGGCGCTTTTCGCCTCTTTGCTCTTCTCCTATTTCCTCTCCAACATCAACTCCAGAAAGCTCACCAAGCTCGCCGCCGGCGCGAACCGCATCGGACACGGCGAGTTCGGTACCCGGATCGCCATCAGCAGCAACGACGAGCTGGGCGAACTGGCGCGGGTCATGAACGAGATGTCGGGCAAAATCAGGCAGCAGCTGGAGCAGATCTCCTCGGAGAAGGGGCGCCTGGACGCGATCCTCGAGGGGATGGGGGAGGGGGTCATGGTGACCGACCAGGATGCGGTGGTGACCCTGGTGAACCCCGCCTTCCGCGCCCTGTTCGGCACGGCGGAGCAGGTGCAGGGGCGCCCGCTTCTGGAGATCAGCCGGCATCCGGACCTGTACGCCGCCTGCCGCGAGGTCCTCGCCGAGCGCCGGGAGCGGCACCAGGAGATCTCGCTCCCCGGCGGCAGGGAAACCCTGGTGCACTGGGTGCCGCTGCTCGACGAGGGGGAACTCTCCGGCGCGGTGGCGGTCTTCCACGACATCAGCGCACTGAAGCGGGTCGAGCGGATCCGCCGCGACTTCGTGGCCAACGTCTCGCACGAGCTGAGAACACCGGTCACGGTGATCAAGGGGTACGCCGAGACACTCCTCTCGGGTGCCCTGGCGCACGACCCGGCGCGGGGCGAGCGCTTCCTGCAGATCATCCTGAACCACGCCGAGCGGCTCTCCGGCCTGGTGCGCGACCTACTGGCGCTCTCCGAGCTCGAAAGCGGGGAGGTGGGGCTCAAGCCGGAAAAGATCGCGGTGGCGGACGCGGCGCGGCACGCCCTGCTCCTCGTGGCGCAGCGCGGCGAGGAAAAAAAGATCGGGCTTTCCTACCTGGACGACGGGGAGGGGCTGCAGGTGCAGGCGGACCGCGCCCGGCTGGAGCAGGTGCTCATCAACCTCCTGGACAACGCCATCAAGTACAGCGAGGCGGGGGGGAAGGTGGAACTCTCCGCCAGGCCCGAGGGGGCGCTGGTGCGGATATCGGTGCGCGACAGCGGCATCGGCATCCCGGAAAAGGATCTGCCGCGCCTGTTCGAGCGCTTCTACCGGGTGGACGAGGCGAGAAGCCGCGACAACGGCGGCACCGGTCTCGGCCTCTCCATCGTGAAGCACATCGTGCAGGCCCACGGCGGCACGGTGCGGGTGGAGAGCGAGCCGGGGCAGGGTTCCGTGTTCAGCTTCACCCTCCCGGCGGCCTGACCGCGTCCCTGCACCTTCCCATGAGTCCCGGTTTGACTCCTTTCTAATTGCCATTACAGTTGAAGCGTCCGGTTTGTGCTGACATGTCCCTGTGATTTCGGCCCGCAACCCGCGGTGGCCGGCGCGTGACCATGAACGCCCCTTACGACCCGCTTCCCGACAACCTCCCCTGGCACGAGCTCCCTGTGTCGGAACTCTATGCCGCCCTGGGGACTTCCGCCGCCGGGCTCTCCTCGTCCGAGGCCGCGGCGCGGCTCAACCGCTTCGGCCCCAACACCATCCGCGCCGCCGCGGGGAAACCCCTCTACCTGAAGCTGCTCGCCGACTTCAGCCACCCGATGGCGCTCCTGCTCTGGGGGGGCGGTGCCATGGCCTACCTCGGCGGCACCCCGCAGCTCGCCTGTGCCATCTGGTCGGTCATCTTCATCAACGCGCTCTTTTCCTTCTGGCAGGAGTACCGCGCCGAGCAGGCGGTCGAGGCGCTTAAGAGGCTCCTGCCGGCCCAGGCGACCGTGCTGCGCGACGGGGTGGAGCGGCAGGTCCCGGCGCAGGAGCTGGTTCCGGGCGACCTGGTGCGGGTCAATCCCGGCGACCGCATCTGCGCCGACGCGAGGGTGGTCTCCGAGTGGGACCTGCGCGTGGACCAGTCCACCCTCTCCGGAGAGGCCCACCCCGCCAGGAAGACCGCCGACCCGCTCACCGGGCAGCCCCTTTCCCGGACCGAACTCCCCAACCTCGTCTTCGCCGGCACCTCCGCCGTCGCCGGGACCGGCTCCGCCGTGGTCTGCGCCACCGGGATGCGCACCGAGTTCGGCCGCATCGCCCACCTCGCCACCGCCACCTCGGAAACCCCTTCGCCGCTGCAGCTCGAGATCGACCGGATGACCCGGGTGGTCACCGCGCTGGCCCTGGCCGTCGGCACGCTGTTCTTCGTGCTCTCGGTGGCGGTGCTGGAGCGCGAGCTGCACATGGGCTTCATCTTCGCGGTCGGCATGGTGGTCGCCTTCGTGCCGGAAGGTCTGCTCCCCACGGTCTCCCTGGCCCTCGCCATGGCCGTGCAGAGGATGGCGCAGCGAAACGCCCTGGTGAAGAAACTATCCTCGGTGGAGGCGCTTGGCTGCTGCACCGTGATCTGCACCGACAAGACCGGGACGCTCACCCAGAACGAGATGACCGTGCGTGAAATCTGGGTGGACGGCGCCGCGCAGGAGGTCTCCGGCGTCGGTTACGCCCCCCGCGGCAAGATCGGGGCGGGCGGCGCCCCTTCCACCGGGGTTGCCCGCCTGCTCACCGCCGCAGCCCTGTGCAACGACGCGCGCCTGGTGCAACCCACGGGGGCGTCCGAGCCGTGGCGCATCATCGGCGACCCCACCGAGGGGGCGCTCATCGTGGCCGCGTCGAAGGGCGGGGTCGATGCCGAGGCTCAGGGGACGCTGCTCCCCCGGCTGCGCGAGATCCCCTTCGACTCGGTGCGCAAGAGGATGACCAGTGTGCACCGCGAGGGGGAGGGGGAGACAGCCTTCGTGAAGGGTGCGCCGGCCGAGGTGGCGGCCCTGTGCGCCGCGCAGATCCGGGACGGGGCGACGATCCCCCTGGAGCCTTCCCTGTTGCGGGAGGTGCTCGGGCAGGTGGACGCCTACGCGCGCCAGGGGTACCGCGTGCTGGCCATCGCCGAGCGGAGCCTGCCGCGGGACATGGCGGAGTACACGGCGCAGAGCGTGGAGCGGGAGCTCACCCTGCTGGGGCTCGTGGCGATGAACGATCCCCCCCGGCCCGAGGTGGCGAGCGCGGTGCAGAAGTGCAAAAGCGCCGGGATCAGGGTGGTCATGGTGACCGGCGACTACGGCCTCACCGCCGAGAGCGTGGCGCGGCGCATCGGTGTCCTCAACCCGGAGGACCCCTGCCGCGTGGTGAGCGGCGCCGAACTCGACGCCATGGACGCCGACGCACTGGACGAGGCACTCACCGGAGAGGTGATCTTCGCCCGCGTCTCCCCCGAGCACAAGCTGCGCGTGGTGAGCGCGCTGCAGCGAAAGGGAGAGATCGTGGCGGTGACCGGCGACGGCGTCAACGACGCGCCAGCCCTGAAAAAGGCCGACATCGGCGTGGCCATGGGGCTCTCCGGGACCGACGTCGCCAAGGAGGCGGCCGACATGATCCTGCTCGACGACAACTTCGCCTCCATCGTCAACACCATCGAGGAGGGGCGCGCCGTCTACGCCAACATCAGGAAGTTCGTCACCTACATCTTCACCAGCAACATGGCCGAGGCGTGGCCCTTCATCCTGCAGATCACGCTCAACGTGCCCCTTGCCCTCACCGTGATGCAGGTGCTCGCCATCGACCTCGGGGCCGACATCCTCCCGGCCCTCGCCCTCGGCACCGAGCCCCCCGAGCCGGGGATCATGGAGCGCCCGCCGCGCCCCCGCAGCGAGCGGCTGGTGAACCGGGCGCTGCTGGTGCGGGCCCTGGTCTGGCTCGGGTCGCTGATGGCGCTTTGCTGCCTGTTCGGCTTCTTCCTCGTCTACCGGGAGTACGGCTACCCTGACCTGCGCCACCTGCCGCGTCTCGATCTCGTCCCCTACCAAGAGCGCCTGCTCTCCGCCGACGGCAGGGTCTATATCCTGGCCGGCACCATGTTCTTCGCGGGCGTGATCGGGGCACAGGCGGGAAACGCCTACTGCTGCCGCAGCGAGCGGTTCTCCGTGTTGCGCATCGGCCTTTTCGGCAACCGCTTCCTCGTGGCGGGCATCGCGTTCCAGCTTCTGTTCTGTCTCGCCCTCATCTACCTTCCCCCGCTGCAGCGCCTCTTCGAGGTGGCGCCCCTGCCCCCACGCTTCTGGGGGGTGATCGCCTGTTACCCCGTGCTGATCCTCCTCGCCGAGGAGGGGCGCAAACGGTGGCTAACGAGCAGGGAGGCGCGGCGCACGGCTGCGGGAACACCCGGAGGTGCAACATGAAAGTGATAGTGATCGGCTGCGGCAGGCTCGGCAGCGCGCTCGCCGAGGCGCTGTCCCGGCGCGGCGTGGAGGTGGCGGTGGTGGACCGGGACGAGGCGGCATTCGAGCGGCTTTCCCCCTCGTTCAACGGGATCCGGGTGGCCGGGATGGGGTTCGACCACGAGGTACTGCTGCACGCCGGGATCGAGGGCGCCGACGCGGTGGCCGCGCTCACGGCGAGCGACGAGGTGAACGCGGTGAGCGCGCGGGCGGCCAGGCTTGTGTTCAAGGTGCCCCGGGTGGTGGCCAGGCTCTACGAGCCGGGGAAGGCCGAGGCGTACCGGCGCCTGGGGATTCCCACCATCTCGCACGTCACCTGGGGGGTGGGGCGCATCGTCGAGCTTTTATGCTATTCGCCGGTGGAACAGGTGCAGAGCCTGGGGGGAGGGGAGGTGGAACTGGTGCGGGTCGATCTCCCCCCCCTTCTCGCCGGCCGCAGCGTCCAGGAACTGACCCTCATCGGGGAGATCCAGGTGGTCGCGGTCGCCAGGCAGGGGCGGACCCTGATCCCGACGCCGGGGACCCTGTTCCAGCAGGGAGACCAGGTTTACCTAGCCCTGCTCACCTCGTCTGCGGAGCGGCTGAAGCACCTGCTCGGCCTGCCATAGGAGGACGCCATGGTCGTGATCATCGTGGGGGGAGGCAAGGTGGGGGCGCACCTGGCCCGGCTCTTGTCCCGGGGGGGGAGGAGCATCCGGCTCATCGAGGAGGGGCGCGGGCGTTGTGCTGAGCTTTGCGCCGCGCTGGGCGGGGTGCAGGTGGTGGCCGGCAGCGGCTGCGACCCGCGCATCCTGGAACAGGCGGGGGTGCGCGAGGCGGACGCGGTGGCGGCGGTGACCGGCTCGGACGAGGCGAACCTGGTGGTGGCGGGGCTCGCCCGCGCCGAGTTCGGGGTGCGGCGCGTCATCGCGCGGGTGAACGATCCCAACAACCTCTGGCTGTTCACCCCGAAGCTCGGGGTGGACGTGGCGCTGAACCAGGCCGACCTCCTCTCCCACCTGATCGCCGAGGAGATGTCGCTGGGCGAGATGATGACGTTGCTCAAGCTGAGAAAGGGGGAATACTCGCTGGTGGAGGAGAAGGTGCACCCCCACTCCGGTGCGGCGGGGCAGCCCATCGCGGCGCTCCCGCTGCCGGCCGAGTGCGTGATCGCCGCGGTGATCCGGGGGGGGAAGCTGATCGTGCCGCGCGGGAAGCTGGTGCTCGAGCCGGGGGACGAGGTGCTGGCCCTGGTGCACGCCCGCGAGATGCGCATGCTCTCGGCGCTGTTGGGGGCGCCGCAGGAGGGCTAGCGCACGGGGAGGACGCCCCCCAGCACGCGCGCGATCTCCCGCACCGTGTAGGGTTTCTCCAGGGTGGCGCGGAAGCCGTGCTTTTTGTAGTCGGACATGATCGGATCGTTGGAGTAGCCGCTGGACACGATCAGGCGGGCGTCCGGGTCCAGTTCCAGGATCTGCTGCGCCGCCTCCTTTCCCCCCATCCCGCCCGGGATGGTGAGGTCCATGATCACCGCGTCGTAGCGCTCCCCCTGCTCCCGCGCCGCCCGGTACAGTGCCACGGCCTCGGCGCCGTCGCAGCAGGCGGTGGCATTGTAGCCGAGCTGGACCAGCATGGCGCAGGCGAGATCGCGGATCAGTTCCTCGTCGTCCATCACCACCACGCTCCCCCCTCCGGCGGGACTCGCGCCCGGTTCCTGCTCCCGGACCAGCTCCGCGGCACCCTCTCCCAGCGAAGGGAGGTAGATGGTGAAGGCGGTGCCCCGTCCCGGGGTGGAGTCGACCAGGATCAGCCCGCCGTGCCGGGTGACGATGGAGTGGGTAGAGGCGAGGCCGAGGCCGGTGCCGCTGGCCTTGGTGGTGAAGTAGGGGTCGAAGATCTTCTTCAGGTCGCTCTCCGAGATGCCGCACCCCTCGTCCCTGAAGTCCAGCCGCACGTAGTGTCCAGGCGCGAGCCCCAGCCTGTTCTCCGGCTCCAGGAGCTCGTTTCTACCGGTTATGGTCATGGTGCCGCCGCCGGGCATGGCGTGCACCGCGTTGATGATGATGTTGTTGAAGGCCTGGTTCAGCTGCCCTTCGTCCGCCTCGACGAGGTCGAGCGTGTCCGGTATCTCGATCCTCCCCTTGACGTTGGTCCCCCGCAGCACCAGGGAGAGCGATTCGCCGGCCAACTGCTTCACCGAGAAGACCTTCTTGATGGGCTGCCCGCCGCGGGCGAAGGTGAGGAGCTGCCCCGCCAGTTCCGCCGCCCTCTGGCACGCCTTCTCCGCCTTGTTGAGCGGCCCCTTCGCCTTGTGCGCCTGCTCCAGCACCATCTGGGCGAAACTTATGTTCCCCACGATGCCGGTGAGGATGTTGTTGAAGTCGTGGGCGATGCCGCCGGCCAGGACCCCCAGGCTCTCCAGCTTCTGCATGTTGAGCATCTGGGCCTCGATGCGCTTGTTCTCGCGGTCCAGGCGTTTCTCCTCGGTGATGTCCTGCACCATCACCAGCAGGTGCGACCTCTCCTCGACATGGAATCGGCTCAGGTAGCTGCGCAGGGTGAGCTCCTTGCCGAATGTCGATTGCAGTTCCCGCTCGAGGGCCCGCGGCGTGCCGTCGGCTAGAACCAGCCCCGCCTGCTCCAGCATCCCCCCCTCCCCGCGCCAGGAGGGGAGTTGCTTGAAGTTCTGCCCCAGCAACTCGGCCACGCTCCCCCCGATGATGTCGGCCGCCGCCTGGTTCGCCCTGATGCAGTTGCCGCTGTCACCGTCGAAAACGATGATCCCCATCGGGGACTGGGCCAAGAGCGTCTCCACCAGCATGAGTGCCTTGCCGCGCGCCTGCTCCGCCTCGATCCGGTCGGTGATGTCGGAGATGATCCCCACCAGGGCCCTGAGCGAGCCGTCCGGCGCCTCGAGCCTCCTGCCGGAGAGGTAGCCCCAGAAGTGCCCGCCGCTGCCGCTCAGGTAGTGGCGCTCGGTGCTGGCGTGACTGACCTCGCCGGTCATGAGGCGACGCATCAGTTCGCTCCCCGTCTCCAACTGGTCCGGGTTGAGATGGCTCGTGTAGCTGGAGCCGATCAGCTGTTCCATGCTGCAGCCGAACATCTCGGCCATGCGGTTGTTGGCGAAGCGGATGATCCCTTGCGGGTCCACCATGACGATGCCGGCCTGCAGGGTCTCGAAGGTCACCCGCAGTTGCTGCTCGCTCTCCTTGAGGGCCGCCTCGGCCGCCTTGCGCTCGCCGATTTCGGCCTGGAGCACGCTGTTGAGCTGCCGGAACTTCATGACGATGACACAGAGGATCGCGATCACGGCGGCGCAGATGAGCAGCGCGCCCAAAAGGAACCGGTAGTTTCCGCCGGGTCGGGGATCGTAGATGATGCCCGAGGGATCGAACCCTTCCGGGAGCATCCCCATGCCGGAGAAGGTGTCGGCGATGTGGCGCCAGCGGGTGGGGCTTTGGTAGCCCAGCTCCACCAGGGTGGGCTGGATCAGCGATTCCATCTGGTTCGCCTCGAACAGGAGCCAGTCGCGGCTGCGCTCGCGGGAGTACTTGGCGAGGATGAGGTCGGCGATCTCCTCCTTGTGGGACAGCGCGTAGCGCCACCCCTTGAGGGTCGCCTCCCGGAAGGCCTTGACCAGGGCGGGGCGGGAGGTGATGGTGGCGCGGGTGGTGAAGAAGTTGTCGCCGTAGAAGTCGATGCCGTAGGTGAGCGGGGAGAAGGCGAGGTAGGGTTCGCCCGCCTGCTCCAGGATGTAGGGTTCGTTGAAGCTGTAGGCCATCATGACGTCGGCCTTGCCGGCGATGAGGTCGCGGGCGTCGCCGCGATGCTCCACCTTGGCGATGTCCTTCTCCTCGATGGCGTTCTTCTTGAGCAGGGCGAGCATGTCGCCGTGCTGGTTGGAGTACATGAAGCGGCGGCCCTTCATGTCGGCCACCTTCTGGATGCCGGTCTTGCGCGGGGTGAGCAGGATGGCGGGGGAATGCTGGAAGATCTGACCCAGCACCACGAGGTCGTCGCCGTGGGCCCGGTGCAGCAACAGCGCCGAGGTCCCCACGCCGAAATCGGCGCGCCCGGAGGTCACCGCGTTCTCGACCTCGACGTCGGGTCCCCCCTCGCGTATGGCGACGTCGAGCCCCGCGTCGCGGTAGAACCCCTTGTCGAGGGCGGCGTAGTAGCCGGCGAACTGGAAGTGGTGCAGCCACTTGAGCTGGAGGGTGACGCGCTCGTTGGCCAGGGCGGGGTGCACGAGCGCCAGGGATAATGCCAGGGTGAGCAGGGCGGCCCACCCCTTGTGCCTTGCACGTTGGGCAGGTCTCATGGTGCGGTCCTCGTCGAGCACGGAAGCGGTCGTTGGCGCATTGGGCGTGCCATCAGGGGGTATTGCAGTAGTCGGCCAGGTAGCCGCGGATGCGATCTACGTCGTCCTGGTCCTGGTCGGGTTCTTCGCGCATCAACTCCATCAGGAGCGCGATGCAGCCGCTGCCGTCCACGTCGTGGTCCACGAACT
It encodes the following:
- a CDS encoding response regulator, producing the protein MPTVLVIEDERDLAELVAFHLEQEGYNCLIAGDGNSGLNEARRHRPDLILLDLMLPGMLGTEVCRLLKGGEQTSSIPVIMLTAKGEEIDRVVGFEMGADDYVVKPFSTRELMLRVRAVLRRSSEQAPKSTQLTLGSLHIDTEGHRVEVAGEEVQLTSTEFKLLMNLAERLGRVQSREILLQNVWGYNYLGDTRTVDTHMTRLRTKLGAAGEMIKTVRGFGYKLEEA
- the pnpS gene encoding two-component system histidine kinase PnpS, whose amino-acid sequence is MKGSFRWKLMASYLALVLFLGAGLYLYLSGSLERSMTRDTREHLQDQARVASLMALKEIRDLDRDAPVLTASLAKAIRSRVTVIARDGRVAADSGLESSQWSKLENHGHRPEVMAALREGIGSAVRYSATLHTDMLYVAASFGDQGVIRLALPLSELEAAKARLRKSLGATLAVALFASLLFSYFLSNINSRKLTKLAAGANRIGHGEFGTRIAISSNDELGELARVMNEMSGKIRQQLEQISSEKGRLDAILEGMGEGVMVTDQDAVVTLVNPAFRALFGTAEQVQGRPLLEISRHPDLYAACREVLAERRERHQEISLPGGRETLVHWVPLLDEGELSGAVAVFHDISALKRVERIRRDFVANVSHELRTPVTVIKGYAETLLSGALAHDPARGERFLQIILNHAERLSGLVRDLLALSELESGEVGLKPEKIAVADAARHALLLVAQRGEEKKIGLSYLDDGEGLQVQADRARLEQVLINLLDNAIKYSEAGGKVELSARPEGALVRISVRDSGIGIPEKDLPRLFERFYRVDEARSRDNGGTGLGLSIVKHIVQAHGGTVRVESEPGQGSVFSFTLPAA
- a CDS encoding cation-translocating P-type ATPase, with protein sequence MNAPYDPLPDNLPWHELPVSELYAALGTSAAGLSSSEAAARLNRFGPNTIRAAAGKPLYLKLLADFSHPMALLLWGGGAMAYLGGTPQLACAIWSVIFINALFSFWQEYRAEQAVEALKRLLPAQATVLRDGVERQVPAQELVPGDLVRVNPGDRICADARVVSEWDLRVDQSTLSGEAHPARKTADPLTGQPLSRTELPNLVFAGTSAVAGTGSAVVCATGMRTEFGRIAHLATATSETPSPLQLEIDRMTRVVTALALAVGTLFFVLSVAVLERELHMGFIFAVGMVVAFVPEGLLPTVSLALAMAVQRMAQRNALVKKLSSVEALGCCTVICTDKTGTLTQNEMTVREIWVDGAAQEVSGVGYAPRGKIGAGGAPSTGVARLLTAAALCNDARLVQPTGASEPWRIIGDPTEGALIVAASKGGVDAEAQGTLLPRLREIPFDSVRKRMTSVHREGEGETAFVKGAPAEVAALCAAQIRDGATIPLEPSLLREVLGQVDAYARQGYRVLAIAERSLPRDMAEYTAQSVERELTLLGLVAMNDPPRPEVASAVQKCKSAGIRVVMVTGDYGLTAESVARRIGVLNPEDPCRVVSGAELDAMDADALDEALTGEVIFARVSPEHKLRVVSALQRKGEIVAVTGDGVNDAPALKKADIGVAMGLSGTDVAKEAADMILLDDNFASIVNTIEEGRAVYANIRKFVTYIFTSNMAEAWPFILQITLNVPLALTVMQVLAIDLGADILPALALGTEPPEPGIMERPPRPRSERLVNRALLVRALVWLGSLMALCCLFGFFLVYREYGYPDLRHLPRLDLVPYQERLLSADGRVYILAGTMFFAGVIGAQAGNAYCCRSERFSVLRIGLFGNRFLVAGIAFQLLFCLALIYLPPLQRLFEVAPLPPRFWGVIACYPVLILLAEEGRKRWLTSREARRTAAGTPGGAT
- a CDS encoding potassium channel family protein is translated as MKVIVIGCGRLGSALAEALSRRGVEVAVVDRDEAAFERLSPSFNGIRVAGMGFDHEVLLHAGIEGADAVAALTASDEVNAVSARAARLVFKVPRVVARLYEPGKAEAYRRLGIPTISHVTWGVGRIVELLCYSPVEQVQSLGGGEVELVRVDLPPLLAGRSVQELTLIGEIQVVAVARQGRTLIPTPGTLFQQGDQVYLALLTSSAERLKHLLGLP
- a CDS encoding potassium channel family protein, with the protein product MVVIIVGGGKVGAHLARLLSRGGRSIRLIEEGRGRCAELCAALGGVQVVAGSGCDPRILEQAGVREADAVAAVTGSDEANLVVAGLARAEFGVRRVIARVNDPNNLWLFTPKLGVDVALNQADLLSHLIAEEMSLGEMMTLLKLRKGEYSLVEEKVHPHSGAAGQPIAALPLPAECVIAAVIRGGKLIVPRGKLVLEPGDEVLALVHAREMRMLSALLGAPQEG
- a CDS encoding ABC transporter substrate-binding protein; translation: MRPAQRARHKGWAALLTLALSLALVHPALANERVTLQLKWLHHFQFAGYYAALDKGFYRDAGLDVAIREGGPDVEVENAVTSGRADFGVGTSALLLHRAHGDDLVVLGQIFQHSPAILLTPRKTGIQKVADMKGRRFMYSNQHGDMLALLKKNAIEEKDIAKVEHRGDARDLIAGKADVMMAYSFNEPYILEQAGEPYLAFSPLTYGIDFYGDNFFTTRATITSRPALVKAFREATLKGWRYALSHKEEIADLILAKYSRERSRDWLLFEANQMESLIQPTLVELGYQSPTRWRHIADTFSGMGMLPEGFDPSGIIYDPRPGGNYRFLLGALLICAAVIAILCVIVMKFRQLNSVLQAEIGERKAAEAALKESEQQLRVTFETLQAGIVMVDPQGIIRFANNRMAEMFGCSMEQLIGSSYTSHLNPDQLETGSELMRRLMTGEVSHASTERHYLSGSGGHFWGYLSGRRLEAPDGSLRALVGIISDITDRIEAEQARGKALMLVETLLAQSPMGIIVFDGDSGNCIRANQAAADIIGGSVAELLGQNFKQLPSWRGEGGMLEQAGLVLADGTPRALERELQSTFGKELTLRSYLSRFHVEERSHLLVMVQDITEEKRLDRENKRIEAQMLNMQKLESLGVLAGGIAHDFNNILTGIVGNISFAQMVLEQAHKAKGPLNKAEKACQRAAELAGQLLTFARGGQPIKKVFSVKQLAGESLSLVLRGTNVKGRIEIPDTLDLVEADEGQLNQAFNNIIINAVHAMPGGGTMTITGRNELLEPENRLGLAPGHYVRLDFRDEGCGISESDLKKIFDPYFTTKASGTGLGLASTHSIVTRHGGLILVDSTPGRGTAFTIYLPSLGEGAAELVREQEPGASPAGGGSVVVMDDEELIRDLACAMLVQLGYNATACCDGAEAVALYRAAREQGERYDAVIMDLTIPGGMGGKEAAQQILELDPDARLIVSSGYSNDPIMSDYKKHGFRATLEKPYTVREIARVLGGVLPVR